From the genome of Gopherus evgoodei ecotype Sinaloan lineage chromosome 5, rGopEvg1_v1.p, whole genome shotgun sequence, one region includes:
- the HELT gene encoding hairy and enhancer of split-related protein HELT, which translates to MASKLKERKRTPVSHKVIEKRRRDRINRCLNELGKTVPMALAKQSSGKLEKAEILEMTVQYLRALHSADFPRGRDKAELLAEFANYFHYGYHECMKNLVHYLTTVERMETKDTKYARILAFLQSKARFVTEPIFTTLGSLPEPDFSYQLHPAPECPAHSPNESMFQQGSGGPFSWHGPARSPAIPYLPNAAMPLPNPGQQRNTFLSSVQGLDRHYLNLIGHSHPSTFSLPHGQHPPSVL; encoded by the exons ATGGCCTCTAAACTAAAGGAACGGAAA AGAACTCCAGTGTCTCACAAAGTGATTGAGAAAAGAAGGAGGGATCGGATCAATCGCTGCCTCAATGAATTGGGGAAGACCGTGCCAATGGCTTTGGCAAAGCAG AGCTCTGGGAAGTTAGAGAAAGCGGAGATCCTGGAAATGACTGTTCAGTATCTGCGAGCCTTGCATTCGGCAGATTTCCCCCGCGGCAGAGACAAAG CAGAGCTTCTAGCTGAGTTCGCCAACTATTTTCACTATGGATACCACGAGTGCATGAAGAATCTAGTCCATTacctgaccacagtggaacggaTGGAGACCAAAGACACCAAATATGCTCGGATCCTGGCTTTCCTGCAGTCCAAAGCTCGCTTTGTCACCGAACCTATTTTCACCACTCTGGGATCGCTCCCAGAACCGGACTTCTCCTACCAGCTTCACCCAGCTCCGGAGTGCCCGGCTCACAGTCCCAATGAGTCTATGTTTCAGCAGGGGTCCGGGGGTCCGTTTTCCTGGCATGGTCCAGCCAGAAGCCCCGCCATCCCTTACCTTCCCAACGCAGCCATGCCCCTCCCTAACCCCGGGCAGCAACGCAACACTTTCCTGTCGTCAGTACAGGGTCTGGACAGACACTATCTCAACCTGATCGGCCATTCCCACCCCAGCACCTTCAGCCTGCCCCACGGCCAACATCCCCCCTCTGTGCTATAG